A single window of Halobacillus naozhouensis DNA harbors:
- a CDS encoding NAD(P)/FAD-dependent oxidoreductase produces the protein MKRLVILGGGYGGLKILMNLISNNLPDDVHITVVDRNPYHSLKTEFYTIAAGTIADRDVRMEFPTDDQVNYEYGEIEKIDIDNQQILMKQSSEAIDFDYLVLGLGCEDNYHGIEGAQEFTESVQTFGKARRAGLAIGNLQAYGIVTIVGAGLSGIEVASEVRESRPDLNIRLLDRGASVLKAFDSKIQGYVEEWFAKNDVEVIHHSNVEYVERDGVCNNGVCYLNDVTIWTAGVRPNYLVRELSFEKDEQEKIILNDYYQVPTHPQVYVVGDCASSYHSPSAQLAGQQGEQIAEVLEAVLKGEEPKKPAEIKLKGTLGSLGKSDGFGNMMQQPVTGRLPRLAKSGVLWLSKRH, from the coding sequence TTGAAAAGATTAGTTATACTTGGCGGAGGTTACGGCGGTCTTAAAATATTAATGAACTTAATTTCTAATAACCTCCCTGATGATGTACATATTACTGTAGTCGATCGGAATCCCTATCATTCGTTAAAAACGGAATTCTACACGATTGCAGCCGGCACCATTGCCGATCGCGATGTACGTATGGAGTTTCCTACGGATGACCAGGTAAATTATGAGTATGGAGAAATTGAGAAAATTGATATAGACAATCAGCAAATTTTAATGAAACAGTCGAGTGAAGCCATTGACTTTGATTATTTAGTGCTCGGTCTTGGCTGTGAGGACAACTACCATGGCATTGAAGGAGCACAAGAATTCACCGAGAGTGTACAAACATTCGGCAAGGCAAGACGTGCCGGACTGGCTATCGGTAATTTACAAGCTTATGGAATAGTAACCATCGTCGGTGCCGGACTAAGCGGAATCGAAGTAGCTTCAGAAGTAAGAGAAAGCAGGCCAGATCTTAATATTAGGCTGCTTGATCGCGGGGCATCTGTTCTTAAAGCCTTTGACTCTAAAATTCAGGGATATGTAGAAGAATGGTTTGCTAAAAATGATGTAGAAGTCATTCATCATTCCAATGTTGAATACGTAGAACGAGACGGCGTTTGCAATAACGGGGTTTGTTACTTGAATGACGTCACCATTTGGACAGCCGGCGTTCGGCCTAATTACTTAGTTCGGGAGCTTTCTTTTGAAAAGGATGAACAGGAAAAGATTATCCTAAATGATTATTATCAAGTGCCTACACATCCGCAGGTATATGTAGTAGGGGATTGTGCCTCATCTTATCACTCGCCGAGTGCCCAGCTGGCCGGTCAGCAAGGTGAGCAAATTGCTGAGGTCCTGGAAGCTGTGCTCAAGGGAGAGGAACCGAAGAAACCCGCCGAAATTAAGTTAAAAGGTACATTGGGATCCCTCGGGAAATCTGACGGTTTTGGAAATATGATGCAGCAGCCTGTGACAGGGCGTTTACCTCGTTTAGCTAAATCAGGTGTGCTCTGGTTAAGCAAACGCCACTAA